CGCGAAGGAGGCGGCGGCGTTCGCCCGGATGCTCGGCACCCCGGTGGCAGCCGGCGCGAAGCAGCGGTTCAGCGACGACCGGGTGCAGATCAGCACGATCATCGGGGACGTGGCGGACCGCGACGTGATCGTGCTGGACGACGAGATCGCGAAGGGCAGCACGGTGGTCGAGTTGATCTCGCACCTGCGGGAGCGGCGGGTCCGCTCGATCCGGCTGGCCTGCACGCACGGGCTCTTCTCCAGCGGCGCGTTGGAGCGGCTGAGCGCGCAGGACGGCGTGTTGGAGATCGTCTGCACCAACACCGTGCCGATCCCGGCGGAGAAGCGGGTGCCGAAGCTTGAGGTGTTGTCGGTGGCGCCGGCCCTGGCCGAGGCGATGCGCCGGATCCACAACGGCGAGTCGGTGAGCGCGCTCTTCGGGTGAGGGCGGGGGCGGCCGGGCCGCCGCCCCGAGGGCCGGGTCGCGGCCGGACGGTCAGCCCGACGGCCGGGTGGCGGGACGGTCAGCCGTCGAGCGGGCCGGCGGTGGGCTGGCGGGTGGTCAACGCCGCGGTGATCCGGACCACCGTGCCGGCGTCGCCGGTCTCGACCTCCATGGTGTCGCTCAGCTCCCGGGCCAACCAGAGGCCCCAACCGCCGGCGGTCTCCGGCGCCGGTCGGTCGCGGTCGCGCAGCCGCCGTTCGCTGATCCCGGAGCCGTGGTCGGCGACCTCGCAGACCAGCTCGCCGGTCCGGCGCCAGAGCCGGAGCCGGCCCTGCCCGCCGCCGTGCCGGACCGCGTTGGTGATCAGCTCGTTGACCGCCAGCACGAAGTCGTCGAGCCGCTGGCCGGCGAGACCCACGGCGTGCGCGCAGGAGGTGACCGAGTGCCGAAGCTCGGTCACCTGGGCCTGGTCGAAGGTCTCGGCGATCAGGAGGGAGGTTTCGATGGGCACAACCGTACGCGGTGCGGGGAGTTCTCCGTTTGTCATGACCCGTCCCGACGATGCTTCCCGACGACTTCGCGGCTTTTCCACCGTACGTCAGGGTTTCCCGGACCGCTCCCGGAGGCCCCCCGGTGACCGGCTGTGGCAGGGTGGCGGCCATGCCGTCGTCCTCCGGCCTGGAAGGCCCGCTCTGGCGGTCCCTCGCCGTGTTCCGGTTCGCCTCCCTGGCGTACGTCGGGGTGCTCGTGCTCCGCGACGGCGGCCAGTACGCGCACCCGGTGGCGGCCGGTGGTGTCCTGCTCGGCATGCTGGCCTGGAGCGGCGTGACGACGGCCGGCTACCGCCGCCCGGCCGGGCGGCGTTGGCCGCTGCTCCTGGCCGACCTGGTGGTGGTGCTGGCGATCATTCTGGCCACGCCGTGGGTGGTCGGCCGGCCGGCGCTCGCCGCCGGCGTGCCGGTCCTGACCTCGGCCTGGCTCGCCGGGCCGGTGCTGGCGTGGGCGGTCGCCGGCGGGCGGCGGTGGGGCACGGTGGCCGCGCTCGTGCTCGGCGCCGCCGACCTGGCCACCCGGGATCCGATCAACCCGTCCGCGTTCACCGGGGCGATCCTCCTGCTGCTGGCCGGCGTGGTGGTCGGGCACGTGGCCCGGCTCGCCGTGGAGGCGGAGGCCCGGTTGCAGCGGGCGGTGGAGCTGGAGGCGGCCACCCGCGAGCGGGAGCGGCTGGCCCGGGACATCCACGACTCGGTGCTCCAGGTGCTGTCGTTGGTCCGGCGGCGCGGCGCCGACCTGGACGGCGAGGCGGCCGAACTGGCCCGGCTGGCCGGCGAGCAGGAGGCCGCGCTGCGGTCGCTGATCGGCCGGGCGGGTGCGGTGCCGGAGCGGGCCGGCGACGACCGGGACCTCCGCGACCTGCTCGACCGGTACGCCTCGGGCCAGGTTCAGGTGGCCGCGCCGGCCACCCCGGTGCCGCTGCCCGCGCGGGCGGCCGGAGAGCTGGCCGCGGCGGTCGGCGCGGCGCTTGACAACGTG
The genomic region above belongs to Micromonospora sp. WMMD1128 and contains:
- a CDS encoding ATP-binding protein; the encoded protein is MTNGELPAPRTVVPIETSLLIAETFDQAQVTELRHSVTSCAHAVGLAGQRLDDFVLAVNELITNAVRHGGGQGRLRLWRRTGELVCEVADHGSGISERRLRDRDRPAPETAGGWGLWLARELSDTMEVETGDAGTVVRITAALTTRQPTAGPLDG
- a CDS encoding DUF5931 domain-containing protein, translated to MPSSSGLEGPLWRSLAVFRFASLAYVGVLVLRDGGQYAHPVAAGGVLLGMLAWSGVTTAGYRRPAGRRWPLLLADLVVVLAIILATPWVVGRPALAAGVPVLTSAWLAGPVLAWAVAGGRRWGTVAALVLGAADLATRDPINPSAFTGAILLLLAGVVVGHVARLAVEAEARLQRAVELEAATRERERLARDIHDSVLQVLSLVRRRGADLDGEAAELARLAGEQEAALRSLIGRAGAVPERAGDDRDLRDLLDRYASGQVQVAAPATPVPLPARAAGELAAAVGAALDNVTRHAGGRAWVLIEDEEETVTVSVRDEGPGIPDGRLAEAAAQGRLGVAQSIRGRVADLGGDVRIVSAPGAGTEIELTVPRSRRR